Proteins from a single region of Nitrospinaceae bacterium:
- a CDS encoding VOC family protein, whose protein sequence is MAKFGYDHIHFRSEDPHAARKFWEEMLGATVVQERELGGAPSFNMDLNGMIFIVSGRAKDEDPIRTGSEPRYGLDHFGLKVDNMEEAAEELRAKNAEFICEPWEIRPGVKIAFIKGPDNISIELAQRD, encoded by the coding sequence ATGGCGAAATTTGGCTACGACCACATACACTTTAGGAGTGAGGATCCGCATGCCGCCCGCAAATTCTGGGAAGAAATGCTCGGCGCTACAGTAGTTCAAGAGCGCGAACTTGGCGGAGCACCCTCGTTCAATATGGACCTGAATGGGATGATTTTTATCGTCTCGGGACGAGCCAAGGACGAAGACCCTATTCGAACGGGCTCCGAGCCACGCTACGGGCTCGACCATTTTGGGTTGAAGGTGGACAACATGGAAGAAGCGGCTGAGGAGCTTCGCGCTAAAAACGCAGAGTTCATTTGCGAGCCTTGGGAGATACGACCTGGCGTGAAAATCGCCTTCATCAAGGGCCCTGATAATATCAGCATCGAACTAGCCCAGCGAGATTAA
- a CDS encoding YdcF family protein, whose product MKSDDSESGRMFFLFPFVLSALIFMVLPHLRLSSVLVNWLQLFFVLPSIFYFFLGVVARRRGFLFSACRSFVAASGVFFLILNYFPISYYLALPLLSFDVSESGEGVAVVLGGGVLKDGTPSEASKRRVLRAAQLYHEGRAKLILFSTGVTSLGGISEAAAMARFAITLGVPRQTILLEEESRNTAQNAKFSASILKKRGSERVFLVTDGIHMFRALESFRFHGIQAEPVPAVSKKHIAHEARGGWNLFSKVLHEYLGIAVYRVNRYLGDLNSD is encoded by the coding sequence GTGAAAAGTGATGATTCGGAAAGTGGACGGATGTTTTTTTTATTTCCGTTTGTGCTGTCTGCATTGATTTTCATGGTACTTCCGCATCTTCGGTTGTCGTCTGTTCTCGTTAATTGGTTGCAGCTGTTTTTTGTCCTGCCCTCTATTTTTTATTTTTTCCTCGGAGTTGTCGCTCGAAGGAGGGGATTTCTTTTCTCGGCATGCCGCTCGTTCGTGGCCGCATCGGGCGTTTTTTTTCTTATTCTAAACTATTTCCCAATTTCTTATTACTTGGCTTTACCCCTTCTGTCGTTTGATGTTTCAGAATCGGGTGAAGGTGTAGCCGTGGTTCTGGGGGGAGGTGTTCTGAAAGATGGAACGCCCTCTGAGGCCTCAAAGCGACGCGTTCTCCGGGCGGCCCAGCTTTATCATGAGGGAAGAGCTAAATTGATTTTATTTTCCACGGGGGTGACTTCCCTCGGGGGGATAAGTGAAGCGGCCGCCATGGCTCGTTTCGCCATTACACTGGGTGTTCCTCGACAGACCATCCTCTTGGAGGAGGAGTCGAGGAACACGGCTCAGAATGCAAAATTTTCTGCCTCTATTTTAAAGAAACGAGGAAGCGAGCGTGTTTTTCTTGTTACGGATGGCATCCATATGTTCCGCGCGCTTGAAAGTTTTCGCTTCCATGGTATCCAGGCCGAACCCGTTCCGGCGGTTTCAAAGAAACATATAGCTCATGAGGCGAGAGGTGGGTGGAATCTCTTTTCAAAGGTATTGCACGAATATCTGGGTATTGCAGTTTACAGAGTAAATCGGTATCTGGGAGATCTGAATTCGGATTGA